The Methanobacterium bryantii genome includes the window AAAGAAGCCAGAATTTTCTGTTTCCTTTCCCTGTATGTATAAGCGCATAGCCTCCTTTAAGCTTGTGACCTTCAAGCCAGATATCCACATGTCCATTATTGATAGATTCTTCTATATCGATTTCATGATCATTTTTTTTATTTAGATTGCGATAAGTACCAGTGTCCCAGACTATTACAGTGCCTGCACCATAATTTCCTTCTGGAATAATTCCCTCGAAATCAATGTAATCAACTGGATGGTCTTCTGTTGGGACTGCAAGCCTTTTTTGGCTGGGATCTGTAGAAGGTCCCTTGGGAATTGCCCAGGACTTTAAAACACCGTTAACTTCCAATCTGAAATCATAATGGAGTTTACTTGCATCATGTTTTTGTACTACAAATCTTGGCTTATCTGAAACTTTTTCACTTGTAAATGGTTCAGGAGTTTTTTCAAAATCTCTTTTTTCACGATACTTTTCCAGATGGTTTTGATCTGCCATATTGATATCCTCTTAAAAGTTTCTAAAAATATGTTATAATATTTGGAAAAGAGATTTAATAAAAATTAATATTTTTAATCTGGATGATTCTTTATTAAATGAGGCACGAAAAATAAAGGTTTAATGAGCTTATTATTCTTAATTTATGTTTAAAAAATCTTTTTTAAATCTGAAGGATGCCCTAAAACTTCAATGCCTTCAAAGTCATAGAGTTTTTTGGTGTTTTCAATATCAATTTCCCTCATGTGGATGGTGATTATTTTCCCGGCAGAAATCGCTGAAAATGGGCATGCTGTTGCGCACGTACCGCAGCCTTCACATTTAAGAAGATCTATTTCAACCCCTGGAGTTATTGCATTGCCTGGACAAGCTGCTGCAGCTGCGCACGGTTCACATTTTTGACAAAGATTTAACTCAAGTTTAGATGGTAGTACGGTTTCAACATCACCTGATTCAAGATCTACAGGGATTATACATGTTCTAACACCACCTTTCCCCGATTGAGCAACCGCGTTGGTGACCAGTGAATCTGCAATACCGCCCACGATTTTCCCGATAGTATTTGATGTAGCTGGTGACACAATGAGAAGATCATATTTTCCCAGTGAAAACCGCCCTGTTATAGGATAACTGAATCGCTGGTCTTTTTCTTGGATTAATTCATTGTAGTATCCGCCGGTTATTGTTTCTATTCTCTCATAAAGCCCATACATTTTGAGAACTTCTTCTCCAGCGGCTGAAAGCAAAACAGTTACATCATGTTTTGTCATTAACTGCTCCACTAATTCAACACTGTCTGAAAGTAAGTGACCTGCTCCTGTAATTCCAAAGGCTATTTTCATTCAATCTCCTCGTAGTATTAAAATTGTAAAGTTTTTAATTTGTTCAATATATGGGGAAAGTGATATTTATAAAATTAGATGATAATCGAGAATTTGATTCAGGTTTAAAATTGAGAATTGAATTGATAGAAAGGGTATTGAAAAGTTAAAAAGTGGAAAATAATTGATTTCTTTTTAGAAATCAATGTATTTGTAAGCTAAATCTTCTCTGAAACAGTAATGTACAGTGTTATACTGGTTCATGAATTCTGTAACTTCAGCTTTAACGTCTTTACCTTCCATGGCTACTTTTTTGATGAACTCTGCAACTTCTTCCATTTGAGCTTCTTTTAATCCACGGCGGGTTATTTCCTGTGTACCAACCCTTATACCTGATGGATCATCGGTCCGTTTACGGTCGTCCCATGGGAGTAAGTTTTTGTTGAGAATGATATTGTTAGTTTCCATGTCTTTTGCCATTTTGGCTGCACTGCCTATTTTTTTAACATCCATAGCGACCTGGTGAGATTCTGTAAATCCTAGGTCTTCACAGAGGACATCAAAACCAAGTTCATAAAGGCTTTGTGCAAGAGCTTTAGCGTTTTTAATTATCTGTTTTGCGTAATCTTCACCGAATTCAAGCATCTCTGCTAAACTTATGCCTAATGCGGCTACATGGTGAAGGTGATGGTTACTTACAACTCCGGGAAATACAGCTGTATCTATTTTATTTTTTATATCTTCTTTACAGAGAATTATACCACCTTGAGGACCTGGGAAGGTCTTGTGGGTACTTCCTGCAAGGATATCAGCTCCTTCTTTAAGAGGGTCCTGGAATTGGCCACCAGCTATAAGACCAAGTACATGGGCTCCGTCGTACATAACTTTGGCGCCTACTTCATCTGCAGCTTCACGTGCATCTTCTACAGGGTGAGGGAATAAGAATAAACTACCGCCAAGAAGAACCATTTTTGGTTTATTTTTTTTAATTTCTTTTTTCATTGCATCTGCATCGATGTTCATTGTTTCGCTGTTAAAAGGGTGTGATTTGATCCTTAAACCCCTTATTCCTGCAGCACTAACTTCTGCATGGCTTATGTGGCCGCCTACAGGTACATTTAAAGCCATGAGGAGGTCATTGTAATTTGTAAGGGCAAAAAATGAGGCTAAGTTTGCAACAACCCCTGAATTTGGCTGTACATTGGCATGTTCAGCGTTAAACAGTTTTTTAGATAGGTCAATTGTTAGATTTTCAATCTCGTCTATGTATTCGCAGCCTTCATAGAGCCTTTCACCAGGCAAACCTTCTGCATATCTGTGGGATAGATCCGACGCCAGGGCTTCCCTTACATCGACACTGGTTATATTTTCACTTGCAATTAAGTTTATACTATTTTCCATCCATTTGTGATGTTCTTTAGTAACT containing:
- a CDS encoding DNA polymerase ligase N-terminal domain-containing protein encodes the protein MADQNHLEKYREKRDFEKTPEPFTSEKVSDKPRFVVQKHDASKLHYDFRLEVNGVLKSWAIPKGPSTDPSQKRLAVPTEDHPVDYIDFEGIIPEGNYGAGTVIVWDTGTYRNLNKKNDHEIDIEESINNGHVDIWLEGHKLKGGYALIHTGKGNRKFWLLLKKKDENAVTDKDILIDRPESVLSGRTIDNII
- a CDS encoding dihydromethanopterin reductase (acceptor), with amino-acid sequence MKIAFGITGAGHLLSDSVELVEQLMTKHDVTVLLSAAGEEVLKMYGLYERIETITGGYYNELIQEKDQRFSYPITGRFSLGKYDLLIVSPATSNTIGKIVGGIADSLVTNAVAQSGKGGVRTCIIPVDLESGDVETVLPSKLELNLCQKCEPCAAAAACPGNAITPGVEIDLLKCEGCGTCATACPFSAISAGKIITIHMREIDIENTKKLYDFEGIEVLGHPSDLKKIF
- the glyA gene encoding serine hydroxymethyltransferase, which translates into the protein MYENQKYALKIKEVTKEHHKWMENSINLIASENITSVDVREALASDLSHRYAEGLPGERLYEGCEYIDEIENLTIDLSKKLFNAEHANVQPNSGVVANLASFFALTNYNDLLMALNVPVGGHISHAEVSAAGIRGLRIKSHPFNSETMNIDADAMKKEIKKNKPKMVLLGGSLFLFPHPVEDAREAADEVGAKVMYDGAHVLGLIAGGQFQDPLKEGADILAGSTHKTFPGPQGGIILCKEDIKNKIDTAVFPGVVSNHHLHHVAALGISLAEMLEFGEDYAKQIIKNAKALAQSLYELGFDVLCEDLGFTESHQVAMDVKKIGSAAKMAKDMETNNIILNKNLLPWDDRKRTDDPSGIRVGTQEITRRGLKEAQMEEVAEFIKKVAMEGKDVKAEVTEFMNQYNTVHYCFREDLAYKYIDF